A genomic window from Silene latifolia isolate original U9 population chromosome Y, ASM4854445v1, whole genome shotgun sequence includes:
- the LOC141631294 gene encoding uncharacterized protein LOC141631294, whose protein sequence is MDLNKKKFEVFTRGDLPSIQHVVNILATFSQWSGLNANLEKAEAYLGGVPSNIKAQILAVVGIHEGRFPFRYLGLPIHSSRLTTEMFDGLLLKIQMLAGQFSTKHLSYAGRIQVLNSAVFGLCNFWCTGLLLPKQIIKGIVKLSRDLFWGKNDGTKRIIFKSWQSICLPWEEGGFQIKDIGKWNQPIMLKWLWCLDHGRGAIWNLWTSNYLTNQCTIWTLTAKEYYSDCIRVIIQVRNECISKFGSLQAAEGVLEQCLVNHKFSLRKAYDALRESSIVMPVYKAISRGTMVPRHRVTLMMVVQQKLPTVDQLMGKGRILINRCCLCKQDSECASHMFFSCDYYTDVLSSIKHWINLNTPCTDLESLLLWANSRHKKKHWKHKWVRCSLGCLVSSLWTERNLRIFEGKERSTNQLVKEIQLIVSTLILNTVNDAVYTEVVVALNERPVFVD, encoded by the coding sequence atggatttaaacaaaaaaaaatttgaggTCTTCACCAGAGGAGACTTACCTTCTATTCAACATGTTGTAAATATTCTGGCTACCTTCTCTCAATGGTCTGGCCTCAATGCTAATCTGGAGAAGGCTGAAGCTTATTTGGGAGGTGTGCCAAGCAATATTAAAGCTCAGATCCTTGCAGTTGTTGGCATTCATGAAGGGAGATTTCCTTTCAGATATTTAGGGTTGCCAATTCATTCTTCACGACTTACTACTGAAATGTTTGATGGTCTTTTACTTAAAATACAAATGTTAGCTGGCCAATTTTCTACTAAGCACCTCTCTTATGCTGGTAGGATTCAAGTACTTAATTCTGCAGTGTTTGGACTCTGCAATTTTTGGTGTACTGGTCTTCTACTGCCCAAGCAAATCATTAAAGGTATTGTCAAGCTCAGTAGAGATTTGTTCTGGGGCAAGAACGATGGTACTAAGAGGATCATTTTTAAAAGCTGGCAAAGCATTTGTCTTCCCTGGGAAGAGGGTGGCTTTCAGATTAAAGATATTGGCAAATGGAATCAGCCTATTATGCTTAAATGGCTCTGGTGCCTAGACCATGGCAGAGGGGCAATATGGAACCTTTGGACTAGTAATTACCTAACTAATCAATGCACAATTTGGACTCTTACTGCTAAAGAGTACTATTCTGATTGCATCAGGGTAATCATCCAAGTAAGGAATGAGTGTATCTCCAAGTTTGGCAGCTTGCAGGCAGCTGAGGGAGTTTTGGAGCAATGCCTTGTCAATCACAAATTCTCCCTGAGGAAAGCCTATGATGCTCTGCGTGAAAGTTCTATTGTCATGCCAGTATACAAAGCTATCTCCAGAGGTACTATGGTTCCACGACATCGAGTAACTCTCATGATGGTTGTGCAGCAGAAGTTACCTACTGTTGACCAATTAATGGGAAAGGGTCGAATTCTGATAAATAGGTGCTGcttatgcaagcaagactctgAATGTGCCTCCCATATGTTTTTCAGTTGTGACTACTACACTGATGTGCTATCTTCCATCAAGCACTGGATAAATCTCAATACACCCTGCACTGATCTGGAGTCCCTTCTACTATGGGCAAACAGTAGACACAAAAAGAAGCATTGGAAACATAAGTGGGTCAGATGTAGTCTGGGATGCCTAGTTTCATCACTCTGGACTGAAAGGAATCTGAGAATTTTTGAAGGGAAAGAGAGATCAACTAATCAGCTTGTAAAGGAGATTCAACTAATAGTCAGTACTTTGATACTAAATACTGTAAATGATGCTGTATACACAGAAGTAGTGGTAGCTCTTAATGAGAGACCTGTTTTTGTAGATTAA